A portion of the Drosophila sechellia strain sech25 chromosome 2R, ASM438219v1, whole genome shotgun sequence genome contains these proteins:
- the LOC6620766 gene encoding 2-oxoisovalerate dehydrogenase subunit beta, mitochondrial isoform X1, with protein MNIVSAQLGNSLYNCVRSNLIWPLWTRSHFTYYPTSLGTGKRMNMFNAINNAMDLALDEDKSALLFGEDVGFGGVFRCSVNLRDKYGSQRVFNTPLCEQGIAGFAIGVANTGATAIAEIQFADYIFPSFDQIVNEAAKYRYRSGGLFDCGSLTFRVPCGAVGHGALYHSQSPEAYFAHTPGLRVVIPRGPIKAKGLILACIRDPNPCIVFEPKTLYRAAVEEVPTEYYTSELGKADILRHGKDVTLIGWGTQVHVLLEVAETAKSKLNIDCEVIDLVSILPWDTIAICASAKKTGRVIIAHEAPLTQGFGSELASYIQEKCFLHLEAPVKRVTGWDTPFPHVFEPFYMPDKHRCLSAINDIVNF; from the exons ATGAACATCGTAAGCGCTCAACTGGGGAATAGTTTGTATAATTGCGTGCGGTCTAATCTAATATGGCCCTTGTGGACTCGATCACATTTTACCTACTATCCTACATCTTTGGGAACTGGAAAACGAATGAATATGTTTAACGCCATAAATAATGCAATGGATTTGGCTCTAGACGAAGACAAATCCGCATTGTTGTTTGGCGAGGATGTGGGATTCGGTGGAGTTTTTCG GTGTTCAGTTAATCTACGGGATAAGTACGGAAGTCAGCGTGTTTTTAATACTCCCCTATGTGAGCAAGGAATCGCAGG CTTTGCAATAGGTGTGGCTAATACTGGAGCAACCGCGATAGCTGAAATTCAGTTTGCGGACTACATATTTCCTAGTTTTGACCAAATAGTAAATGAAGCTGCCAAATATCGTTACCGAAGCGGAGGGCTATTTGACTGTGGATCCTTAACTTTCAGAGTACCTTGCGGTGCTGTTGGACACGGAGCACTCTACCATTCCCAAAGTCCAGAAGCATACTTTGCACATACACCGGGACTTCGTGTTGTG ATACCCCGTGGACCGATAAAAGCAAAAGGCCTTATCCTTGCATGTATTCGTGATCCAAACCCTTGCATTGTTTTTGAGCCAAAAACTTTATATCGAGCAGCCGTTGAAGAAGTTCCAACAGAGTACTATACATCAGAGCTAGGCAAGGCTGATATATTGCGACATGGTAAAGACGTCACACTTATTGGTTGGGGTACACAAGTCCATGTGCTATTAGAA GTAGCAGAAACTGCAAAATCAAAGCTCAATATAGATTGTGAAGTTATAGACTTGGTCTCCATTTTGCCCTGGGACACTATTGCCATTTGCGCC tcTGCTAAAAAAACCGGACGAGTTATAATTGCGCATGAAGCTCCATTAACACAGGGATTTGGATCAGAACTAGCATCGTACATTCAAGAAAAGTGTTTTTTGCACCTTGAAGCACCCGTTAAACGTGTGACTGGTTGGGATACTCCGTTTCCCCATGTCTTCGAGCCTTTTTATATGCCCGATAAGCACCGATGTTTGTCAGCTATAAATGATATTGTTAACTTTTGA
- the LOC6620766 gene encoding 2-oxoisovalerate dehydrogenase subunit beta, mitochondrial isoform X2, which translates to MNIVSAQLGNSLYNCVRSNLIWPLWTRSHFTYYPTSLGTGKRMNMFNAINNAMDLALDEDKSALLFGEDVGFGGVFRCSVNLRDKYGSQRVFNTPLCEQGIAGYVISNRKLYEMCTNINNQIPRGPIKAKGLILACIRDPNPCIVFEPKTLYRAAVEEVPTEYYTSELGKADILRHGKDVTLIGWGTQVHVLLEVAETAKSKLNIDCEVIDLVSILPWDTIAICASAKKTGRVIIAHEAPLTQGFGSELASYIQEKCFLHLEAPVKRVTGWDTPFPHVFEPFYMPDKHRCLSAINDIVNF; encoded by the exons ATGAACATCGTAAGCGCTCAACTGGGGAATAGTTTGTATAATTGCGTGCGGTCTAATCTAATATGGCCCTTGTGGACTCGATCACATTTTACCTACTATCCTACATCTTTGGGAACTGGAAAACGAATGAATATGTTTAACGCCATAAATAATGCAATGGATTTGGCTCTAGACGAAGACAAATCCGCATTGTTGTTTGGCGAGGATGTGGGATTCGGTGGAGTTTTTCG GTGTTCAGTTAATCTACGGGATAAGTACGGAAGTCAGCGTGTTTTTAATACTCCCCTATGTGAGCAAGGAATCGCAGGGTACGTCATTTCGAACCGGAAATTATATGAAATGTgtacaaatattaataatcag ATACCCCGTGGACCGATAAAAGCAAAAGGCCTTATCCTTGCATGTATTCGTGATCCAAACCCTTGCATTGTTTTTGAGCCAAAAACTTTATATCGAGCAGCCGTTGAAGAAGTTCCAACAGAGTACTATACATCAGAGCTAGGCAAGGCTGATATATTGCGACATGGTAAAGACGTCACACTTATTGGTTGGGGTACACAAGTCCATGTGCTATTAGAA GTAGCAGAAACTGCAAAATCAAAGCTCAATATAGATTGTGAAGTTATAGACTTGGTCTCCATTTTGCCCTGGGACACTATTGCCATTTGCGCC tcTGCTAAAAAAACCGGACGAGTTATAATTGCGCATGAAGCTCCATTAACACAGGGATTTGGATCAGAACTAGCATCGTACATTCAAGAAAAGTGTTTTTTGCACCTTGAAGCACCCGTTAAACGTGTGACTGGTTGGGATACTCCGTTTCCCCATGTCTTCGAGCCTTTTTATATGCCCGATAAGCACCGATGTTTGTCAGCTATAAATGATATTGTTAACTTTTGA
- the LOC6620766 gene encoding 2-oxoisovalerate dehydrogenase subunit beta, mitochondrial isoform X3 — protein MNIVSAQLGNSLYNCVRSNLIWPLWTRSHFTYYPTSLGTGKRMNMFNAINNAMDLALDEDKSALLFGEDVGFGGVFRCSVNLRDKYGSQRVFNTPLCEQGIAGYPVDR, from the exons ATGAACATCGTAAGCGCTCAACTGGGGAATAGTTTGTATAATTGCGTGCGGTCTAATCTAATATGGCCCTTGTGGACTCGATCACATTTTACCTACTATCCTACATCTTTGGGAACTGGAAAACGAATGAATATGTTTAACGCCATAAATAATGCAATGGATTTGGCTCTAGACGAAGACAAATCCGCATTGTTGTTTGGCGAGGATGTGGGATTCGGTGGAGTTTTTCG GTGTTCAGTTAATCTACGGGATAAGTACGGAAGTCAGCGTGTTTTTAATACTCCCCTATGTGAGCAAGGAATCGCAGG ATACCCCGTGGACCGATAA